In Paenibacillus ihbetae, the following are encoded in one genomic region:
- the yedF gene encoding sulfurtransferase-like selenium metabolism protein YedF, whose protein sequence is MSVDFTLDLRGESCPYPVIYTLETLRDMKKGQTLQVISDCPSAFRNVPEEVVKHGYSMAQEPIKNGQEFSLFIQV, encoded by the coding sequence ATGTCGGTTGATTTCACATTGGACCTCCGGGGGGAATCTTGTCCTTACCCGGTCATTTACACCCTTGAAACTTTGCGCGATATGAAAAAAGGGCAGACGCTTCAGGTCATCTCGGACTGCCCGTCCGCTTTCCGGAACGTGCCGGAAGAGGTCGTCAAGCACGGTTACAGCATGGCGCAGGAACCGATTAAGAACGGCCAGGAATTCAGCCTGTTTATCCAAGTTTAA